The Mesotoga sp. UBA6090 genome contains a region encoding:
- a CDS encoding MarR family winged helix-turn-helix transcriptional regulator, which produces MSEKVGVAIPRGEELLKLDNQLCFALYSSSRGVTRLYRPLLSEFGITYPQYLAMLVLWEKEPLTVKELGERLFLDSGTLTPLLKRMEKQGLLTRERSQGDERQVLINLTEKGKRLKDKALAIPLKIADQVNISQSEFTSLLTSLKKLMKQINMGGSNNSPI; this is translated from the coding sequence GTGAGTGAGAAAGTAGGGGTCGCGATTCCAAGAGGGGAAGAACTCCTTAAACTGGACAATCAGCTTTGTTTTGCTTTGTACTCCAGCTCAAGGGGTGTTACAAGGCTTTACAGACCGTTGCTTTCGGAATTCGGCATAACCTACCCCCAATACCTGGCAATGCTTGTTCTCTGGGAGAAGGAGCCGCTTACTGTGAAAGAACTCGGTGAAAGACTATTTCTTGATTCCGGAACCCTGACTCCTTTGCTGAAGAGAATGGAGAAACAGGGTCTCCTGACAAGAGAAAGGTCCCAGGGCGATGAGAGGCAGGTGTTGATAAATTTAACTGAGAAAGGAAAAAGACTTAAGGATAAGGCACTGGCCATTCCACTGAAAATTGCCGATCAGGTAAACATTTCTCAAAGCGAATTCACTTCTCTCTTGACATCTCTGAAAAAGCTGATGAAGCAGATTAATATGGGTGGCTCGAACAACTCTCCCATCTAG
- a CDS encoding amidohydrolase: MDLARIRHDLHEIPEIGFNEFKTQEYIMNFLDRLSVPYEKVAGTGILAEWKKVEGPFALFRADMDALPVFEETDAPFKSTYEGFMHACGHDVHMTILIGLIERVVRNDLKRNFLFLFQPAEEGGGGAAKCLSKLEQYEITEAWALHVNDEFPEGSVYTKPGVLFASAFEMDCTFKGRSAHVAFYKQGRDAIEGAMDFLHRVYSVDRGDSVLRFGLMQGGRVRNVVADFCTLYGTVRTKAFELSEKAILELEELGKEVATERGLKFSQEIGSKYPQVLVDGDLYDKLCTLVDVNPVEMKYVGEDFGVIAMKYPSVLFWLGTGRGEQHGLHNSRFLPADSVIEKGVEVFWKAANN, from the coding sequence ATGGATTTAGCGAGAATTAGGCACGACTTACATGAGATTCCGGAGATTGGATTCAATGAGTTCAAGACTCAAGAGTACATTATGAATTTCCTGGATCGATTATCTGTTCCCTACGAAAAGGTTGCGGGTACCGGAATCCTGGCGGAGTGGAAGAAGGTTGAAGGCCCCTTCGCTCTATTTCGAGCCGATATGGATGCTCTTCCTGTTTTTGAAGAAACAGATGCTCCATTCAAATCTACTTATGAAGGTTTTATGCATGCTTGCGGCCATGATGTTCATATGACAATTCTCATTGGACTTATAGAGAGGGTAGTAAGAAACGATCTTAAGCGTAATTTTCTCTTTCTTTTCCAGCCGGCTGAAGAAGGCGGTGGCGGTGCTGCGAAATGCTTATCAAAATTGGAGCAATACGAGATAACCGAAGCCTGGGCACTGCACGTAAATGACGAATTCCCGGAAGGATCTGTTTACACAAAACCCGGCGTCCTCTTTGCATCGGCCTTCGAAATGGATTGCACTTTCAAGGGAAGGTCGGCACATGTTGCTTTCTATAAGCAGGGAAGAGACGCAATCGAAGGAGCCATGGACTTTCTTCATAGGGTCTATTCGGTAGATAGAGGAGATTCCGTACTCAGATTTGGACTCATGCAGGGGGGCAGGGTTAGAAATGTGGTGGCAGATTTCTGCACTCTTTATGGAACAGTTAGAACTAAAGCTTTTGAACTTTCTGAAAAAGCAATTCTGGAGCTCGAAGAGCTTGGGAAAGAAGTCGCTACCGAAAGAGGTCTTAAGTTCTCTCAGGAGATTGGTTCAAAGTATCCACAGGTTCTTGTAGACGGAGATCTTTACGATAAACTGTGCACCCTCGTCGATGTAAATCCGGTAGAAATGAAATACGTGGGGGAGGATTTTGGGGTGATCGCTATGAAATACCCTTCGGTACTTTTCTGGTTGGGTACAGGAAGAGGAGAACAGCATGGACTACATAATTCAAGGTTTTTGCCTGCTGACTCTGTTATAGAAAAGGGTGTTGAGGTTTTCTGGAAGGCAGCCAACAACTAG
- a CDS encoding sulfite exporter TauE/SafE family protein, whose protein sequence is MTVLQFAIIYIAGAVAGFMNVMAGGGSMVTLPVLMWIGLPPPIANATNRLGVIFESGIGVKTFRSGGMRFDKSILPAIVAATIGSVIGSMFVSTIPKDALEKVIAVALLAVVLLMLLKPKRLTFSRPSRALSTLIFFGVGFYGGFLQAGVGFFLIGAITFSYGFDLVRTNFTKILIVFIYTVFALVIFILNGMIYWIPGLVLAAGNIVGAYFAARLSIRKGSGFVRWILLIIVVANAIKYLLF, encoded by the coding sequence ATGACAGTATTACAGTTCGCAATTATTTATATCGCGGGTGCCGTTGCTGGTTTTATGAATGTTATGGCGGGAGGCGGCTCAATGGTCACTCTCCCGGTACTTATGTGGATAGGATTGCCGCCGCCCATTGCCAATGCAACCAATAGACTGGGCGTGATATTTGAAAGCGGTATAGGAGTTAAGACCTTTCGATCTGGGGGTATGAGGTTTGACAAGTCCATACTTCCGGCGATAGTGGCTGCAACGATAGGTTCAGTCATAGGTTCTATGTTTGTCTCGACAATACCCAAGGATGCGCTGGAGAAAGTGATCGCAGTAGCTCTCCTAGCCGTAGTTTTACTTATGTTACTGAAACCGAAGCGGCTCACTTTTTCCAGACCTTCGAGAGCCCTCTCAACTCTAATCTTTTTCGGTGTGGGCTTCTACGGGGGATTTTTACAGGCGGGAGTTGGTTTCTTCCTGATTGGAGCGATTACCTTTTCATACGGCTTTGATCTTGTGAGGACGAATTTCACGAAGATTCTTATCGTCTTCATCTACACGGTTTTTGCTCTGGTGATCTTCATCCTTAACGGAATGATCTATTGGATTCCCGGCCTGGTTCTCGCAGCAGGAAATATTGTTGGTGCTTACTTTGCTGCCAGGCTATCTATAAGAAAAGGCAGCGGTTTTGTGAGATGGATTCTGCTGATAATTGTGGTCGCAAACGCCATTAAGTATCTTTTGTTCTAG
- a CDS encoding protein-L-isoaspartate O-methyltransferase family protein: MRELLSFLKRAGYLTDPRLESALMELDRGDFVSPEVADEAYSDRALVSLASSGKICSTSTQPSLLISMIEELKLHEDHKVLDLGTGTGFCACLLGKMLTKGSVVSMETDKTVASIASRNLRRYLLSNVRIVIGDGRYGCKEEAMYDAMISTVALPGITVELFNQMKIGARSIVPIHRSYMNTPVFLFKKLDEITLRAEIRTGAVFMVVENSKPDPLYSDNEFSLELREGRFRKL; this comes from the coding sequence ATGAGAGAGCTTCTGAGTTTTCTGAAGAGAGCAGGTTACCTGACCGACCCCAGACTGGAGTCAGCCCTAATGGAACTTGACAGGGGGGATTTCGTCTCCCCCGAAGTAGCGGATGAGGCTTACTCCGACAGGGCGCTAGTAAGTCTTGCCAGCTCAGGGAAAATTTGCTCCACTTCTACTCAGCCATCTCTCTTGATAAGCATGATAGAAGAATTGAAACTGCACGAAGACCACAAGGTACTGGATCTTGGAACTGGAACCGGCTTCTGCGCTTGTCTGCTTGGAAAAATGCTGACAAAGGGAAGCGTAGTTTCAATGGAGACCGACAAGACGGTTGCATCAATTGCCTCGAGAAATTTGCGACGCTACCTCCTTAGCAATGTGAGGATAGTGATCGGTGACGGTAGATATGGCTGCAAAGAAGAAGCTATGTACGATGCTATGATCTCCACCGTAGCCTTACCGGGAATAACCGTAGAGCTTTTCAATCAAATGAAGATCGGAGCGAGATCTATCGTCCCGATACACAGAAGCTACATGAACACACCCGTCTTCCTATTCAAAAAACTCGATGAAATCACTTTAAGGGCTGAGATAAGAACAGGAGCGGTCTTTATGGTGGTAGAAAACTCCAAACCTGACCCTCTCTACAGTGATAACGAGTTCTCGCTTGAGCTTCGAGAGGGAAGATTTCGAAAGCTGTAG
- a CDS encoding glutathione peroxidase — protein sequence MTIYDFQLTTIDGWNKSMEDFKGKVLLLVNTASKCGFTPQYDGLQKIFEEFKDKDFVVLGFPSNDFLGQEPGSDEDIKAFCSTNFGITFPLFSKIHVKGKDIHPLYEFLTSGGGKKEFSGKVKWNFTKFLINREGEIIGRFEPKEEPETFRSAIEEAVM from the coding sequence ATGACTATTTATGATTTTCAACTGACTACGATTGACGGATGGAATAAATCAATGGAAGACTTCAAAGGGAAGGTACTGTTGTTGGTGAATACTGCCAGCAAATGCGGATTTACTCCTCAGTATGACGGTCTGCAGAAAATCTTTGAAGAATTCAAAGATAAAGATTTCGTTGTGCTAGGGTTCCCTTCTAATGATTTTCTTGGCCAAGAGCCCGGAAGCGATGAAGATATAAAAGCTTTTTGCAGTACAAACTTCGGCATTACATTTCCGCTATTTTCGAAGATTCACGTGAAGGGGAAAGACATTCATCCACTCTATGAGTTTCTTACTTCAGGTGGCGGGAAGAAGGAGTTCTCAGGAAAAGTGAAGTGGAACTTTACGAAGTTCTTGATTAACCGAGAGGGTGAAATAATTGGAAGATTCGAGCCGAAGGAGGAACCCGAGACATTTCGTTCTGCGATTGAGGAGGCGGTTATGTGA